GCGCCCGCGACGCCGTTTCCCTGGGAGTTGGTGGTGAACGTGCGAGCGAAGTATGGTCCCGGGTCCAGCCGGGGCGGAGAGAGGGCGGCGGGCGCTGCGCTCTCTGGGATGGGACTGTCTCAGCCAGGACAGATTAAGGCAGGCCGCTGGGAGGACCCCATGCAAGGATGTGCCCGAGTTTGGCGTCCGGACCTGCACGGTTCCAGGGAAAGCCTGGAGGTCCCAACCTGGCTCTCTGAGCGAGAACCCGCCACGGCGGAAGCGCGGATGGAGCCGGCGCGGCTGTTCCCAGCTTGGGAATCGGCCTCTGCGGAACCGCGAGCTTCTCGCAACAACTTCTCAACAGCCCCGCGCGCCCCCGAGCCTCCCCCGCGCCACCGCAGCGCGGGCGCCGGCCGGCCGCCTGGGCGGGCACAGCGTGGGCACTCACCCTGGAAGCGGTGGCCGAAGAAGCGGTTCCGCAGGACCCAGGGGTAGAAGTGCAGAGGGTCCCGGTGCTGGGCGCCGAAGAAGGAGTGCGGGGGCTGCAGCGGGGAGGCGCCCAGCTGGTGCGCCGGGTGCACGGTCAGCGCAGGGTGGTTCATGGCCTCGGGGAACACGAGCTCGGGCCCGCCGTAGAGCGAGCGTCCGGCGCccgcggcggcagcggcggcggcggggaaGCCGCTCACGAAGGCCGCCTCGGCCGCACCGGGGTGAGGGTAATTGAGCGCCGTGGGCCGGAGCGGCTCCTCCGAGGCGGCCGCCGCCAGGGGATGGGAGCCCGCGCCCCCGCCGCCAGTGCCCCCGCCGGTGCCACCGTCCTTCGCTACCAAGGACTCGATGGTAAAGCCGCGCTTGGCCGTGGGCTGGAACATGGTCGCGGCCGCCAGAGCTGAGCGAGGCAGCCGGGCTCTGGGGAGCGCTCCGCGTCCGGGCGCCGCCGCCGTGCGGGGTGTGCACCCAGccaggcacatgcacacacgctagcacccctcacctcccccgcccgcccgcccgcgctcAGCCCCTGTCGGCGAGCCAGGCCAGGGGCGGCGAGGGGCGTGCGAGCGAGCGAACGCGGAGTCGGGCCACAGCGCGCGGCCAGGCACGCCGGCCTCTGCGGCCGAGCGGGCAGCTCCCGGCGGGGGCTCCGTGCGGTGCTGCGAGCTACCTCTACGGCCTTGGGGCTGAGCCCGGCCCCGTCCCTTCCGAGTCCAGCCAGGACCGACCCCAGTCCCCGGTCCTCCCAGCACTGCCCAGCCCGGCCACGGCCGCCTCGCCGCGCGGCGAGAGTTAGCGGGCACCTGCCCCGCGCTCGCCCATTGGCCGCCGCTCACCTGCCCCaaggtggggggcggggcggggcggggcgagggaCGGCGGGTGGGGACGGAGCCAGCAGTCGGAGGCAAAAACCGGACTGGAGCCTTTGCCGGGCGATCTaggcctcctcctccccttgccGCTGGCGTCTCCTCGCGTCTCCGCCCTTTAGCGGAGTCTGGCGGCCGCCACAACCGTCCTGCCCACGCGGGAGGCGCAGAAGGCGTCCGAGGGGCCTGGGGCTTGGGAGAAACTCCAGCCCCACTCCTGGTGTGTAACTCAGTTGAACCCTCTCCACTTCGTCCCGGGATGTCGTTTCAGTTCTCAGACAACTTGGATCCGAGTGGAGGTCCAACAAACAGGTTCTCCCTGCTCGCCTGGCCTCCGGGACCCTCCTGCTCACCCACCATCCGCCTCCTGGGCCGCGGTCTGAAGCCGCGGCCTCTTTCGTGAGATTTCGCGTTTTCGGGGTGTTAGGGGAGACAGCGCTGTCAAGGGGACACTCAGTTCCTTGCACAAGGGGCCAGGCCGGGGACAGCGCGGGAGGAGCCGCCGGAGCGCTCACGACGCAGCTCTCAAGCTGCAGTTCGCAGCTGCTGGGCCCCGCCGCGACCGGGCCGGCTCAGAGCGGGCCGCCGGGCCTTCGCGCGGGGCGGTCTGCTTTCCCCGCCTTCTCCGGTCGGGCGAGCCTGGCCGGGAAGGGGCCTCGAGGACACTGTCTTAAATTGGGGCTGGCCGAACAGTCCGAGCCCGTCTCCAAGAATACACATGGGCGGTCCGGGGAACGCAGCGGCCGCCTAGCCTCCCCCGACCCTCACCTTCCACCGGCAACCGCAGAACAGCGGTCGACTCTGCTCCGGCCGGTTTCCATTTCATGCACTAATTCCCCGGGGGTGAGAGGACGGTTAGCAATGAGAACCACCACTCCGCAAACTTTTTCACCCGGGCCTTCCAGGCCGCAGGAAAACACCGCGCTCAGGCCTAGGAGGGCGCTGGGCGgtggcagggaggctgggcccGGGACCCTGCCAGCGCACTGCGAGGAGGGGACCGCAGCGCGTCCCGCTTCCTCGCCGCTGCCTGGGTCACTCAGAGCGGTCCGGCCTCGGCTGGGGTGTGAGGATCCGGGCTGGGTCTCCCGGCGCCCCAAAGCCAGGGGTCCGCGGGCCGCGTGACTCTGCAGGGACTCCAGGCCGGGTCTTGGGAGTGGCCCGCCTTAGCGCCGCGAGCCCTGGTCCGGGAAAGCGCTCCGGGCGCCCTCGTCGCCACAAAGCAGGTTAAAGTCTATTTTCCACTCGGCTGCTCCGAAAATCCCCCGCGCGCCGACGCCGTTCCGGCCCCcttgggagaggtggggagggggtggtaaGATTGGGGGGAGGTGAGGCGACCGCACCCTGCAGCCCTCTGCGTCCCGGGCAGCCCGGGGCCGAGCGCCGCGGAGGCGCCCCAGAAACGCCCGCGGAAGGAAGCGTTACCGAATTGGTGGCGAGCGCTGTGTCTTTTTTCCTGGCCTCTCCGGATCTCTCTGGCTGTCTGTGctggtctctccctctctcccgtTTCTGTCTCAGGCTCTCTATTttccccctctcctgcctccctgctcctccccgcccccccgacttttcctctatttcttccccctcctcctttgccCCATCCTTAGTCCTGGAAAAGGGGAAGCTCCGCCAAGCGGGGACAAGGACCTAACCAGGCCATATCACTAAGGGGGCGAGAGTGCGGAGCTGGGCAAAGGCGCAGAACGAGATTTTCCTTCTCTAACGAAGGAGATGACAGGAGATTTGTTGGTGCAAGGTCCCCGCGGGGACGCGGGTTCAGTTGGATAAGCGTTGCCTGGGCCTGTGCTCTGCGGCGACATACCACGTTTCGGGGGCTGCGACGGAGAAGACAGGAGCCGGAGCAAGTTGAACCCGGCCCCAGGGCCTTGCGCCCCTAGCCAGAGACGAGCCCACTCTGCCTAGCTGCAGGCTTCCACCTCCTACCCGACCGCGAGGCTGGGCGCTGACCGCGAACTCACTAAACTGGGCATGTAGAGGAGCTTGGAATCTACAGGGCCATTCCTGGACTTGCGTCTACGCTGGCTACTTTCATTCGTATGGCTCTGGGTATACATGTTCGTATCTAAATAGATAGGCCTTTATAATAACACCACCTTTCCTTGTGGTGGTGCTTTCGAAGTACTTTGACATCCGGCCGTgtcattaaccccattttacagatgaagaaacattgCACAGGACCAGTGACTTGATTCTGGTCACGGTCGGGTTGAGCTGGGACAGCTCAGTAGTCCTGGCCAGGCTCAGGTTCCACCCTcaatcccccacccccaccccgacttTCCCAGGATGGGGCGGGGCATTCGCAGAGTTAGGGATGGGGTGCTGGAGGGTGCTGGGTGATGGGAGTTCTGCCTtcatccttcctctcctttccttctcccaatGCCCCTTTTCATCTCCCCTGTAATTCCctaatttctctcctcttcctttccctccctctgcagATATTTATGACTTACGCTGTCTCCTCTATTTCCGCTCCTCTTAGGCCCTCTTCCCCTGTTGTCGCTCCCCCTACAGTAGGTTAAGAGAAGAATTTGTCGCCCTCAGGGGGTCTCTAAGCCTGCCACTGTGTTCTGGATCCAGCATcaatgccccccaccccacaccaatCTTTTCCTATGCCGTCTCCCCTGCCCAGTCTCTGCCAAGCTCTCTCATCGCTGGCTCTAACCACCCCACCCCAGCTGATCATGTACACAAACGCCTGCTCTTCTCACCAGCGGACAGACCCCACCTTAATTCAAACCTGATCCCCCCACACCACCTCTGTTCCCCAACCCTTCCTCTCCACCTTCCTGTCCTCCTTCTCAAGCTGCTGAGTTCTGAGGAGCCGGCAGGCTGATTGTGCCTTCCTCATGCTGGAGCGCCCTGCCTTCCCACGTGTCTGCCCGCTGCTTACCTTTTGCTCCACACCTGACAGCACCCCACCCCCTTCCCGGGGTTCCCATCTCCCACAACCCAGGGTTTTGCTTTCTGCAGAGGAGCCTAATGCCTATTCAGAGGATAAGACCTGGACCGTCTGTCCTGGCTATGGTCCCACATCaacttttctcctccttccctccatcgCTGGAATAACCTGGGCTCAAATCTCTACTCTTCCATTTACTAATGGTGAGACCTGGGGCCAATAATCTCACCTCAGCTTGCACAGCTGTGAAATGGCAAGCATTATTTGGGAcctctgtgaggattaaatgagataagtatGTTACTGTCTCTGCTTTGCCCATGTGGGAAACTTGGGAATCATCCTCAAATCCTCGCTGTCTCTCTGCATCCGCATCCAACCAGTCATGGGGTCTTGTAGTTAAGGACTTCTCAAATCTATGTCTCCTCCCTTTTTTGCTTCTTTGCTGGCTAACTCCATTCTTCACAACTCAGTTCATCTCCTCCCAGGGATAGTCATAGTGTTGACTCTGTCATAGTGTTGACCTGCAGGATGGAGTTCTCTGTGTCTTCGTCTCTCTCCCTCACTAGGCTatgactcccccccccccctccccccgcccccagccctggctaAGGACCTGTGGTGTACACCTTGActcccagcacaggcctggcaaTGTTTATCAAACAGAGCCCTCACTTTTGTGGAGAGCTTGGTCCGCCAGCATCCCCAGCCATCTCCCTTTTAcctttcatttcctccttcctgttcAGCCTACCTTCATCTTCATGCCTCTCATGTCTCGCTGCCCTACAAAAAGTCTTCTGTCCTCATGTTTCCCTCATTCTGTTAACTTTTCTTATTCACCACCAAACTTCTTCAATAAGTGTGTCTCtgactccttcctttcttcttgactGCATAAATCTTTGCAACCTGGCTTCCACTCCCATCACATTAGGAAAATGACTTGCAAAAGGTTCAAAACTTTTCTTATGATGCTGTTACAAGAGCAACATGTGCTTATGGAGACAATAATAGGCAGGACAAGCTTACAGAGTCATTGTGAGATTGATGATTTATAATCCCCACCCAATGgggtgcctagcacatagtaagcacttgataaatgttagctattattttatagagctgtgctgtccaatatggaaGCCATGTGGCTCTTGGGTGCTTGAAATGAGGATGGCCCAGATTGAGatattctgtaaatataaaataccaaATTCGGAAGGCtgagtgtttaaaaaaatgttaaatgtcattaatattttctgtgttgattacatgttataatgataatatttgggatatattggggtcaaataaaatatattattaagattatttttatctgtttctttttactttttaaatgtggctactagaacatttaaaattacatatgtgtcTCACGTTATATTTCTACCAGACAGAGTTGTTATAGAAAATACAGGTAATCCAAAAGAGCCGGGGAGGCTAAAagggtgtgggggaagggaaaacagaaatcatataattttcaaacCTTACCACCCAGAAACAACCCTCATGGAATTCTTGCTGTATATccttccagttctctctctctatgtgtcTCCCTTAAAAAGGGTGGGGGGATCACACCGTATAGAGTTTTGTAACCTGCTTCTTTAGCTTCATAACCAATCACAAGCATCTTTGTATCCATTAAATAATCTATATTGTTGGACATTTATACTGTTTAcaaattttcactattttaaacaAGATTTTGACCAACAGCCCCATAGCTGTATCTTACTGTATGTCCATTAGGATtacttttctatataaatttctagaagtataatttctagaaatgtaaTTTCTAGATAGgcaatattttaattcttttgatattttgattcttttaattCATGTTGCCAGTTTGGCCTCTGGAAATGTTGTAGCTATTTATTCTCTCATGAGCAGAATTTAAGGGTTTCTCTTCATTCTCCGAAATGTTCATCAGGACTCTTTATTTCCAAATTCCAgtctttttaagttttaagtgTCTATGGGCTCTTCAGCATTTCATTAACTTcaactctcttttcttcatttctttaactctctcttcccttcatttTTCTAACAAAGTGCTTGCCTGGATCTGCCACCTCTGGGAATTGCTTCTTtgtgggttcccttttcttctcctaaCTGTGGCCACTCACTAGGTGTCCTTGTCTATTCCTTCTATCTaactgtctatctatctatctatctatctatctatctatccatctatctttcTAGCTATCatttatgtatctatgtatctacctatcacatatctatctatcatctgtctatctacctatcacatatgtatctatcatctatctatctatctatctatctatctatctatcatttttTATTCCCACAGCTTCAACCAATACCTCGATGCAGACTGTGTACACATTTGTAATGCcaactctttatttttccccagatCGAGTCACTAATTTTTGAATGCTAGTGAGATGCCTTCCTGGGACCCCACAGGCTCCTCACACATTCACTATACTGCAAAATTGAGCTCAACATCTTCCCCACCAAATCTGTGCCTCTCCCTGGCTCAGCCTTCTTTGAC
This genomic interval from Equus quagga isolate Etosha38 chromosome 5, UCLA_HA_Equagga_1.0, whole genome shotgun sequence contains the following:
- the EMX1 gene encoding homeobox protein EMX1 isoform X2, with the translated sequence MCLAGCTPRTAAAPGRGALPRARLPRSALAAATMFQPTAKRGFTIESLVAKDGGTGGGTGGGGAGSHPLAAAASEEPLRPTALNYPHPGAAEAAFVSGFPAAAAAAAGAGRSLYGGPELVFPEAMNHPALTVHPAHQLGASPLQPPHSFFGAQHRDPLHFYPWVLRNRFFGHRFQASDVPQDGLLLHGPFARKPKRIRTAFSPSQLLRLERAFEKNHYVVGAERKQLAGSLSLSETQVKVWFQNRRTKYKRQKLEEEGPESEQKKKGSHHINRWRIATKQANGEDIDVTSND
- the EMX1 gene encoding homeobox protein EMX1 isoform X1, translating into MCLAGCTPRTAAAPGRGALPRARLPRSALAAATMFQPTAKRGFTIESLVAKDGGTGGGTGGGGAGSHPLAAAASEEPLRPTALNYPHPGAAEAAFVSGFPAAAAAAAGAGRSLYGGPELVFPEAMNHPALTVHPAHQLGASPLQPPHSFFGAQHRDPLHFYPWVLRNRFFGHRFQASDVPQDGLLLHGPFARKPKRIRTAFSPSQLLRLERAFEKNHYVVGAERKQLAGSLSLSETQEYDVLEGLAAAPEADFRVWMGLWRPDSLPSQTTPRFANQRGRRAGPAAPAPPAFHHLFPFPAGLAPCYTTALHPGPRWTHAVSDLLAWLFSLQRESLQNNGVHFKTF